One Keratinibaculum paraultunense genomic window carries:
- a CDS encoding HD-GYP domain-containing protein, giving the protein MVKVYTNELKPGMVLSKDVGSLKSGAILASKGTVLNKKIIRKIRNQGVKYVFIYDPEEDSEDIRQNNLIIRYEIFSDKVEKVFSDVKLGKKIILSEINDELDELIVEIIQNNNILGRLRQLEEKDDYTFNHSLNVSMLATMIAKWLNYTDKQIKQIALTGLFHDIGKLKISDDILHKPGKLTNEEQEIMMKHPIYSYNILLDTVGISKNILVGVLQHHEREDGSGYPYGLKGDKIHEYAKIIAVCDVYDALTSDRYYKKKISPFYAAEVLEEQSFGILDPKITQLFLNKVSEFYVGCKVLLSNGKEGEIIYVHPQRPTRTIVKSGDEYINFLESQDVFIVDIIE; this is encoded by the coding sequence ATGGTTAAAGTTTATACTAATGAGTTAAAGCCAGGAATGGTATTGTCTAAGGATGTAGGTAGTTTAAAAAGTGGAGCTATTTTAGCTTCAAAAGGTACAGTATTAAATAAAAAAATTATTAGAAAGATCCGAAATCAAGGGGTAAAATATGTTTTTATATATGACCCAGAAGAAGATTCAGAGGATATAAGACAAAATAATTTAATTATTAGATATGAGATTTTTTCAGATAAAGTAGAAAAAGTATTTTCAGATGTTAAACTAGGGAAAAAAATAATACTGAGTGAAATAAATGATGAACTGGATGAATTAATTGTAGAAATAATTCAAAATAATAATATACTAGGAAGACTAAGACAGTTAGAAGAAAAGGATGATTATACATTTAATCATAGTTTAAATGTTTCTATGTTAGCTACAATGATTGCTAAATGGCTTAATTACACAGATAAACAGATAAAACAAATAGCATTAACTGGTTTATTTCATGATATTGGAAAGCTTAAAATATCAGATGATATATTGCATAAACCAGGGAAATTAACAAATGAGGAACAAGAAATTATGATGAAACATCCAATATATAGTTATAATATACTTTTAGATACAGTGGGTATAAGTAAAAATATATTGGTTGGTGTTCTTCAGCATCATGAAAGAGAAGACGGTAGCGGTTATCCTTATGGATTAAAAGGGGATAAAATTCATGAATATGCGAAAATTATTGCTGTTTGCGATGTTTATGATGCGTTGACATCAGATAGATATTATAAAAAAAAGATATCACCTTTTTATGCTGCAGAAGTATTAGAAGAACAAAGCTTTGGTATTTTAGATCCTAAAATTACTCAGTTATTTTTAAATAAAGTATCTGAATTTTATGTTGGATGCAAAGTGTTATTGAGTAATGGGAAAGAGGGAGAAATTATATATGTCCATCCTCAAAGACCAACTAGAACTATAGTTAAATCAGGAGATGAATATATAAATTTTTTAGAATCTCAAGATGTATTTATAGTGGATATAATAGAATGA
- a CDS encoding lactate utilization protein: protein MDRNLLLAKSNLEKNEFKVKIFESIDEMKKDLLNEIEINKTIAFGGSMTLFDMGLYEDFKKRGNKIFWHWKAKDKDKELELAKNSQIYISSTNALTLDGKLVNIDGVGNRVSSMFYGHERVYIIAGRNKICKDYDEAIERVKNVAAPKNACRLDINTPCKFTGKCNNCNSPDRICRVEVIIHKNPTGGDIRIYLIDEELGY, encoded by the coding sequence ATGGATAGAAATCTTTTATTAGCAAAATCAAATTTGGAAAAGAACGAATTTAAAGTAAAGATATTTGAAAGTATAGATGAAATGAAAAAAGATCTTTTAAATGAAATTGAAATTAATAAAACTATAGCTTTTGGTGGTTCAATGACATTATTTGACATGGGTCTATATGAGGATTTTAAAAAACGAGGTAATAAAATATTTTGGCATTGGAAAGCAAAAGATAAGGATAAAGAGTTAGAATTAGCTAAAAACAGTCAAATTTATATATCTAGTACTAATGCTTTAACCTTGGATGGGAAATTGGTAAACATAGATGGAGTTGGCAATAGAGTTTCTTCTATGTTTTATGGACATGAAAGAGTATATATAATAGCTGGTAGGAATAAAATATGTAAAGATTATGATGAAGCTATAGAAAGGGTTAAGAACGTAGCAGCACCTAAAAATGCTTGCAGATTAGATATTAATACGCCCTGTAAATTTACGGGAAAATGTAATAATTGTAATTCGCCTGATAGAATATGTAGAGTAGAGGTAATAATTCATAAAAATCCAACAGGAGGAGATATTCGAATTTATTTAATTGATGAAGAATTAGGATATTAA
- a CDS encoding cysteine desulfurase family protein, which yields MEVYLDNCATTKPREEVIEEMLHVLREEYGNPSSLHRKGFNAEKKIEEVRENIGRFLNVSSDEIYFTSGGTESNNLAIQSIIDKCHKKGKHIITSKIEHPSVLNVLEYYEQKGYEITYLDVDSNGLISLEQFRDSIRDDTILVCIMLVNNEVGSIQPIDKIKDILRKEKSKALLHVDGIQAFGKVPVNIKGWGIDTFSFSGHKIYGPKGIGGLFVDKKIKLNPIIFGGNQERGLRSGTENVPGIVGLGKAVEIMEKNYEKESEKVKRIKNYFIKRLRENIELIKINSPMSEKCSPYILNVSFKYVKGEVLLHYLEDKEIYVSTGSACSSKGTEKSHVLKAMGLSPLDIDGAIRFCFSYENTINDVDYTVDVLKNSVEEIRQITMR from the coding sequence TTGGAAGTATATTTAGATAATTGTGCCACGACAAAACCTAGAGAAGAAGTAATTGAAGAAATGTTACACGTGTTAAGGGAAGAATATGGGAATCCCTCATCTCTTCATAGAAAAGGTTTTAATGCAGAAAAAAAGATAGAAGAAGTTAGAGAAAACATTGGAAGATTTTTAAATGTTAGTAGTGATGAAATATATTTCACTTCTGGAGGCACGGAAAGCAATAATCTTGCTATTCAAAGTATAATAGATAAATGTCATAAGAAAGGTAAGCATATAATAACTAGTAAAATAGAACATCCATCAGTATTAAATGTTTTAGAATATTATGAACAAAAAGGATATGAAATTACTTATTTGGATGTAGATAGCAATGGATTAATTTCTTTAGAGCAATTTAGAGATAGTATTAGAGATGATACTATTTTAGTTTGTATAATGTTAGTAAATAATGAAGTAGGGAGTATACAACCAATTGATAAAATAAAGGATATTTTACGAAAAGAAAAGTCTAAAGCCCTGTTACATGTAGATGGGATTCAAGCTTTTGGGAAAGTACCTGTAAATATAAAAGGATGGGGAATAGATACTTTTTCATTTAGTGGACATAAAATATATGGACCTAAAGGAATTGGAGGACTATTTGTAGATAAAAAAATAAAATTAAATCCAATAATATTTGGAGGCAATCAAGAACGAGGTCTTCGCTCTGGTACGGAAAATGTTCCTGGTATAGTTGGTCTAGGTAAAGCAGTTGAAATTATGGAGAAAAATTATGAAAAAGAAAGTGAAAAAGTAAAAAGAATAAAAAATTATTTTATTAAAAGATTGAGAGAGAATATTGAGCTTATTAAAATAAATAGTCCTATGAGTGAGAAATGTTCTCCATATATATTAAATGTATCTTTTAAATATGTTAAAGGTGAAGTGCTACTACATTATTTAGAGGATAAAGAAATATACGTATCTACTGGTTCTGCATGTTCTTCAAAGGGGACTGAGAAAAGTCATGTATTGAAAGCTATGGGGCTATCTCCTTTAGACATAGATGGAGCTATCAGATTTTGTTTTTCCTATGAAAATACAATAAATGATGTTGATTATACTGTGGATGTATTAAAAAATTCAGTAGAAGAAATACGACAAATAACTATGAGGTGA
- the thiI gene encoding tRNA uracil 4-sulfurtransferase ThiI produces MDKVISVSLGEIALKGLNRKYFEDELISRIKENLKDIGYERIYKEQGKFYIEAQEKDFDMIIDRLKKIFGLVYISPCIRIDKNMGKIEEASIQMIGEKLSNENIKTFKVVTRRIDKSFPIKSPDVSKEIGAVILKEYDDLKVDVHNPDIYLYIDIKENCYVYIDKIRGYGGLPVGTNGHGLLLLSGGIDSPVAGFMMAKRGVKISVVHFHSYPFTSERAEEKVKKLAKILSLYTGPIKFYSVNILEIQKELNSKCPEDEMTILSRRFMMRISERIANKNHINALITGENLGQVASQTIEGISVINAVVNIPILRPLIGFDKVDIIDLAKEIETYETSILPYEDCCTLFLPQHPVTRPKLENIEKSEENIDIERLIENALKTMKIYNI; encoded by the coding sequence GTGGATAAAGTAATAAGTGTTAGCTTAGGAGAGATCGCATTAAAAGGATTAAATAGAAAATATTTTGAGGATGAACTTATATCAAGAATTAAAGAAAATTTAAAGGATATAGGTTATGAAAGGATATATAAAGAACAAGGAAAATTTTATATTGAAGCACAGGAAAAAGATTTTGATATGATAATTGATAGATTAAAGAAAATATTTGGACTGGTTTATATAAGTCCTTGTATTAGAATAGATAAGAACATGGGAAAAATTGAAGAAGCTTCTATACAGATGATAGGGGAAAAATTATCCAATGAAAATATAAAAACTTTTAAAGTAGTTACTAGGAGGATAGATAAAAGTTTTCCAATTAAATCTCCAGATGTATCAAAAGAGATAGGAGCTGTAATATTAAAAGAGTATGATGATTTAAAAGTAGATGTTCATAATCCTGATATATATTTATATATAGACATAAAAGAAAATTGTTATGTGTATATAGACAAAATAAGAGGTTATGGAGGACTACCGGTTGGTACTAATGGTCATGGATTACTTTTACTATCAGGTGGGATTGACAGCCCAGTAGCTGGATTTATGATGGCAAAACGTGGGGTTAAAATAAGTGTTGTCCATTTTCATAGCTATCCTTTTACTAGTGAAAGGGCAGAGGAAAAAGTTAAAAAATTGGCTAAAATATTAAGTTTATATACTGGTCCAATAAAGTTTTATAGTGTAAATATATTGGAGATACAAAAGGAGTTAAATTCTAAATGCCCTGAAGATGAGATGACTATCCTATCTAGGAGATTTATGATGAGAATATCTGAAAGAATAGCAAATAAAAATCATATTAATGCCCTTATTACAGGAGAAAACTTAGGGCAAGTTGCATCCCAAACCATAGAAGGCATATCTGTTATTAATGCAGTGGTAAATATTCCTATATTAAGACCTTTAATTGGATTTGATAAGGTAGATATAATAGATTTAGCAAAGGAAATAGAAACATATGAAACTTCCATATTACCTTATGAAGATTGTTGTACTTTATTTTTACCTCAACATCCTGTAACTAGACCTAAATTAGAGAATATAGAAAAATCAGAGGAAAATATAGATATAGAAAGATTAATTGAAAATGCTCTAAAAACCATGAAAATATATAATATTTAA
- a CDS encoding TetR/AcrR family transcriptional regulator, translating into MPKIVDYDKKKQEIIEKAKIVFAKRGYHDTSLSHISKKCGMGRTTIYQYFKNKDEIFYHTVGSTLEEIQTQVEVIVTNEELSFTEKLKQVIHQLTEGQEDNNTFILLLETLLIINRGTNEVLEKIKDDIQKLKNTIEDLIKGAIEKKEIKPVDSKSFAETIYTFIETLTLKSISNKNDSKVKAEFLNLLIDDLKI; encoded by the coding sequence TTGCCTAAAATTGTAGATTATGATAAAAAAAAGCAGGAAATAATTGAAAAAGCTAAAATAGTGTTTGCAAAGCGTGGGTACCATGATACTAGCCTTTCTCATATATCAAAGAAATGTGGAATGGGTAGAACAACTATATATCAGTATTTTAAAAATAAAGACGAAATATTTTATCATACTGTAGGAAGTACTTTAGAAGAAATACAAACACAGGTTGAAGTAATAGTAACCAATGAAGAATTGTCTTTTACAGAAAAGTTAAAACAAGTAATACATCAATTAACAGAAGGGCAAGAGGATAACAATACTTTCATATTGCTTTTAGAGACATTACTTATAATAAATAGAGGAACAAATGAGGTATTAGAAAAAATAAAGGACGATATCCAAAAATTAAAAAATACTATTGAAGACTTAATTAAAGGAGCTATTGAAAAAAAAGAGATTAAACCAGTAGATAGTAAAAGTTTTGCAGAAACTATCTATACATTTATTGAAACTCTTACACTTAAGAGTATTTCTAATAAAAATGATTCAAAAGTTAAAGCTGAGTTTTTAAATCTATTAATTGATGATTTGAAAATTTAA
- a CDS encoding radical SAM protein, whose protein sequence is MASVKQLVSTAVINEGLKYIEKDPMKNMPKLLDWADKLVTKENHKKHVKTFRNIVENPDNNWYKLMERYFDELSPASRKKFLINYMVNSGIVGIPIQDKAKKKYNCNIPWAILMDPTSACNLKCTGCWAAEYDKTDSLSYDLLDRIIREGKELGIYMYIYSGGEPLVRKDDLIRLAEEHSDCSFLAFTNATLVDEEFAKKLGELGNFGLAISVEGYEEDTDMRRGKGTYNKVMEAMDLLKKEGVIFGFSTCYHRYNTEAVADEEYVDFLVDKGCMFGWYFTYMPIGKDAVTDLLVTPEQRKYMYHQIRELRSKKPIFLIDFWNDGEYVNGCIAGGRNYLHINANGDVEPCAFVHYSNVNIKDVSLIEALQSPLFMQYKKNQPFNENHLRPCPILDNPEKIVDMVEASGAYSTQPIDREDARDLAAKTKPVAEKWAPVADELWEKHLKEKSKEKAEVASE, encoded by the coding sequence ATGGCAAGTGTAAAACAATTAGTTAGTACTGCGGTGATAAATGAGGGGTTAAAATATATTGAAAAGGATCCAATGAAAAATATGCCTAAACTATTGGATTGGGCTGATAAGCTTGTTACTAAGGAAAATCATAAGAAACATGTTAAAACTTTTAGAAATATAGTTGAGAATCCTGATAATAATTGGTATAAACTTATGGAAAGATATTTTGATGAGTTATCCCCTGCATCAAGGAAAAAGTTTTTAATAAACTACATGGTAAATTCTGGTATAGTTGGTATACCTATTCAAGATAAAGCAAAGAAAAAGTATAATTGTAATATACCATGGGCAATACTTATGGATCCGACTAGTGCTTGTAATTTAAAATGTACTGGATGCTGGGCTGCAGAATATGATAAAACGGACTCATTAAGTTATGATCTTTTAGATAGGATTATAAGAGAAGGAAAAGAACTGGGAATTTATATGTATATATATTCTGGTGGTGAGCCATTAGTAAGAAAAGATGATTTGATAAGGTTAGCAGAGGAACATAGTGATTGTTCTTTCTTAGCATTTACCAATGCTACCTTAGTAGATGAAGAATTTGCTAAAAAACTAGGTGAATTAGGCAATTTTGGATTAGCTATTAGTGTAGAAGGTTATGAAGAAGATACTGATATGAGAAGAGGAAAAGGTACTTATAATAAGGTTATGGAAGCAATGGATCTATTGAAAAAAGAAGGAGTAATATTTGGTTTTTCAACTTGTTATCATAGATATAATACAGAAGCAGTGGCTGATGAAGAATATGTAGATTTCTTAGTAGATAAAGGATGTATGTTTGGCTGGTACTTTACTTACATGCCAATTGGTAAAGATGCTGTTACTGACTTGCTTGTAACGCCTGAGCAGAGAAAATATATGTACCATCAAATAAGAGAGTTAAGATCTAAGAAACCAATATTTTTAATAGATTTCTGGAATGATGGAGAATATGTCAATGGTTGTATTGCTGGAGGAAGGAATTATCTTCATATTAATGCAAATGGAGATGTAGAACCTTGTGCATTCGTACATTATTCTAATGTTAATATTAAAGATGTAAGTTTAATAGAAGCATTGCAATCTCCATTATTTATGCAATATAAAAAGAATCAGCCATTTAATGAGAATCATCTAAGACCTTGTCCTATATTGGATAATCCTGAAAAGATTGTAGATATGGTAGAGGCATCAGGTGCTTATTCTACTCAACCAATAGATAGAGAAGATGCAAGGGATTTAGCAGCAAAGACAAAACCTGTTGCTGAAAAATGGGCTCCTGTAGCAGATGAATTATGGGAGAAACATTTAAAAGAAAAATCTAAAGAGAAAGCAGAAGTTGCAAGTGAATAA
- a CDS encoding helix-turn-helix domain-containing protein, translating to MKIGEKIRRLRIKNSLTQEELADRCELTKGFISQVERDLTSPSIATLVDILDGLGTNLKDFFNAMDDEQIVFTKEDVFITENEDLKYKLSWVIPNAQKNVMEPILVELEPKGRTKEDSPHEGEEFGYVINGSIFVHFGNEKYKAKKGESFYFKASANHYISNAGKTVARIIWVSTPPSF from the coding sequence GTGAAAATTGGTGAAAAGATAAGACGCCTTAGAATAAAAAATTCTTTAACCCAAGAGGAACTAGCAGATAGATGTGAACTTACAAAGGGTTTTATTTCCCAAGTAGAAAGGGATTTAACTTCACCTTCCATTGCTACTTTAGTAGATATATTAGATGGATTAGGGACAAATTTAAAGGATTTTTTTAATGCGATGGATGATGAACAAATAGTATTTACTAAAGAAGACGTATTTATTACAGAAAATGAAGATTTAAAGTACAAATTGAGCTGGGTGATACCTAATGCCCAGAAAAATGTAATGGAACCAATTCTTGTAGAATTAGAACCTAAAGGGAGGACTAAGGAAGACTCCCCCCATGAAGGTGAAGAATTTGGATATGTGATTAATGGTAGCATTTTTGTCCATTTTGGAAATGAAAAGTATAAAGCTAAAAAAGGAGAAAGTTTTTATTTTAAAGCTAGTGCTAATCATTATATATCTAACGCAGGAAAAACAGTAGCCAGGATTATTTGGGTGAGTACACCACCAAGTTTTTAA
- the potA gene encoding spermidine/putrescine ABC transporter ATP-binding protein, which yields MHAIDLKNISKEYNGVQVLNNINLYIRKNEFLTLLGPSGCGKTTTLRIIGGFEQPTEGQVIFEGKDITNLPPYERQINTVFQKYALFPHMNVFENIAFGLKIKKLPKDKIKIKVKEMLKLVNLQGFENRTIDSLSGGQQQRVAIARALVNEPKVLLLDEPLGALDLKLRKEMQTELKKMQRKVGITFIYVTHDQEEALTMSDTIVVMDKGTIQQIGTPVDIYNEPKNAFVAKFIGESNIVDGIMHEDYVVEFAGRIFECVDKGFDKKENVDVVIRPEDLEITSPDEGQLRGIVTSVTFKGVHYEILVQDGNIEWMIHSTIMKPVGSEIGMNIIPENIHIMKKAVDQYED from the coding sequence ATTCATGCCATAGACTTAAAAAATATATCAAAGGAGTATAATGGAGTTCAAGTTCTTAATAATATAAATTTATATATTAGGAAAAATGAATTTTTAACATTATTAGGTCCAAGCGGATGTGGTAAAACTACTACTCTTAGAATTATAGGAGGATTTGAACAACCTACTGAAGGTCAGGTAATTTTTGAAGGGAAGGATATTACTAATTTACCACCTTATGAGAGACAAATAAATACTGTGTTTCAAAAATATGCTCTATTTCCTCATATGAATGTATTTGAAAATATAGCTTTTGGATTAAAAATAAAAAAACTTCCAAAGGATAAAATAAAAATTAAAGTTAAAGAAATGTTAAAATTAGTAAATTTACAGGGATTTGAAAATCGAACTATAGATTCCCTAAGCGGTGGGCAACAGCAGAGAGTAGCTATTGCTAGAGCTTTAGTAAATGAACCTAAGGTATTACTATTAGATGAACCTTTAGGTGCTTTAGATTTAAAGCTTAGAAAAGAGATGCAAACTGAACTTAAAAAGATGCAGCGAAAGGTTGGTATTACTTTCATATATGTTACCCATGATCAAGAAGAAGCACTTACTATGTCTGATACAATTGTGGTGATGGATAAAGGAACTATCCAACAAATTGGTACACCAGTTGATATATATAATGAACCTAAGAATGCTTTTGTAGCTAAGTTTATAGGAGAAAGTAATATTGTGGATGGAATTATGCATGAAGATTATGTGGTAGAGTTTGCTGGAAGAATATTTGAATGTGTAGATAAAGGATTTGATAAAAAAGAGAATGTAGATGTGGTAATTAGACCTGAGGATTTGGAAATAACTTCTCCAGATGAAGGGCAACTAAGGGGAATAGTTACTTCTGTTACCTTTAAAGGTGTTCATTATGAAATATTGGTGCAAGATGGAAATATTGAATGGATGATTCATAGCACTATCATGAAGCCTGTAGGTAGTGAAATAGGAATGAATATAATTCCTGAGAATATTCACATAATGAAGAAGGCGGTGGATCAATATGAGGACTAA
- a CDS encoding ABC transporter permease, which translates to MRTKRIAYPYILWMIIFIVVPLGLILLYSFTTGDGDIRNIQFTLDNFKKFLDPRYIDVLWRSISLALKSTVITLVLGYPMAMIISKENIKKRNVMILLFVIPMWMNFLLRTYAWLTLLGKNGFINYILTKLGLEPLNLIYNDGAVLLGMVYNFLPFMVLPIYSVLIKIDKSLIEAAEDLGAGKMKVFTKIIFPLSIPGIITGITMVFMPAVSTFVISRLLGGGQYMLIGNLIEQQFLGTGDWHFGSAISIIMMIIILITMAITSKFDKDNEGGGRLW; encoded by the coding sequence ATGAGGACTAAGAGAATAGCCTATCCTTATATCTTATGGATGATCATATTTATAGTAGTACCCTTAGGTTTAATACTTTTATATTCTTTTACTACAGGAGATGGGGATATAAGAAATATTCAATTTACATTGGATAATTTTAAAAAATTCTTAGATCCTAGATATATAGATGTATTATGGCGTTCTATAAGTCTTGCATTAAAGTCTACAGTTATTACTTTAGTGTTAGGATACCCTATGGCTATGATAATTTCAAAGGAAAATATAAAAAAGAGAAATGTAATGATATTATTATTCGTAATACCTATGTGGATGAATTTTTTATTAAGAACTTATGCATGGTTAACTTTATTGGGGAAAAATGGATTTATTAATTATATATTGACTAAATTAGGATTAGAACCTTTAAATTTAATATATAATGATGGAGCAGTATTATTAGGTATGGTATATAATTTTTTACCTTTTATGGTACTTCCTATATATTCAGTATTGATAAAGATTGACAAAAGTTTAATTGAAGCAGCAGAGGATTTAGGAGCAGGTAAGATGAAAGTTTTTACAAAAATTATATTTCCCTTAAGTATTCCTGGTATAATTACAGGAATTACTATGGTTTTTATGCCTGCAGTTAGTACTTTTGTAATTTCAAGATTATTAGGTGGAGGCCAATACATGCTTATTGGTAATCTAATAGAACAACAATTTTTAGGAACTGGAGATTGGCATTTTGGTTCTGCTATATCCATAATAATGATGATTATAATATTAATTACTATGGCAATAACGTCTAAATTTGATAAAGATAATGAAGGTGGTGGAAGACTATGGTAA
- a CDS encoding ABC transporter permease, which translates to MVSKGIKKIYTFLIFLFLYAPIIVLIVFSFNNSKSRGVWNGFTLKWYVELFKNEEILMALYYTLIIAILSSVLSTIIGTFAAIGIYGMPGISKKVVLNLNYLPVLNPDIVTAVSLMTLFRFINVEFGFLTMLLSHITFSIPYVILSILPKLKQMNKHLAEAAMDLGATPFYALRKVVIPEIMPGIISGALIAFTLSIDDFVISFFNKGPGVTNLSITIFSMARRGINPVINALSTLMFVSLLILLLIINSKSSNKIGERGDII; encoded by the coding sequence ATGGTAAGTAAAGGAATAAAAAAGATATATACTTTTTTAATCTTTTTATTTTTATATGCACCAATTATTGTATTGATAGTGTTTTCTTTTAATAATTCTAAATCTAGGGGAGTATGGAATGGATTTACTCTAAAATGGTATGTTGAATTATTTAAAAATGAGGAAATACTTATGGCTTTATACTATACATTAATAATTGCAATTTTATCATCAGTTTTGTCCACCATAATTGGTACTTTTGCTGCTATAGGTATATATGGGATGCCTGGAATTAGCAAAAAAGTAGTATTAAATTTAAATTATTTACCTGTATTAAACCCAGATATTGTAACAGCTGTATCCTTGATGACTTTATTTAGATTTATAAATGTGGAATTTGGATTTTTAACTATGCTATTATCTCATATTACATTCTCCATACCTTATGTAATATTATCTATACTGCCAAAGCTTAAACAGATGAACAAACATTTGGCAGAAGCAGCTATGGATTTAGGAGCCACTCCTTTTTATGCATTAAGGAAGGTGGTAATTCCTGAGATAATGCCAGGTATAATATCGGGTGCACTTATAGCTTTTACATTATCTATCGATGATTTTGTTATATCCTTTTTTAATAAAGGACCAGGAGTTACAAATTTAAGTATTACTATATTTTCTATGGCACGAAGGGGAATTAATCCAGTTATTAATGCATTATCCACTTTGATGTTTGTAAGTTTACTCATATTATTGTTAATAATAAATAGTAAATCATCAAATAAGATTGGTGAAAGAGGCGATATAATATGA
- a CDS encoding ABC transporter substrate-binding protein, giving the protein MTRNIKILIIVSLILTISVLLIGCGNKKPVLNVYNWGDYIDPSVIRDFEKEFNVKVNYNTFATNEDMYVSIKKGGTSYDVAFPSDYMIERMINEGLLEKIDKENIPNIKYIEDRFLNLEFDPNNDYSVPYMWGTFGIIYNKNMVLEEVDSWNILWDEKYKDQILMLDSQRDSIAVALKKLGYSMNSRNIDELEEAKEELIKQKPLVYAYVGDEVKDMMIGEEAALAVVWSGDAVAMIRENDNLEYVIPREGTNLWFDSMVIPKNSKNKELAEQFINFMNRPEIAARNTDYIGYSTPNYKAMELLPEDIINSKVAYPTDEEIGDVEIFKDPKDIIKVYDEIWLEIKAQR; this is encoded by the coding sequence ATGACAAGAAATATAAAGATTTTAATTATAGTAAGTTTAATTTTAACTATTAGTGTACTATTAATTGGTTGTGGTAATAAAAAGCCTGTTCTTAATGTATATAATTGGGGAGATTATATTGATCCTTCTGTAATAAGAGATTTTGAAAAGGAATTTAATGTAAAGGTAAATTATAATACCTTTGCAACCAATGAAGATATGTATGTAAGTATAAAAAAAGGAGGTACTAGTTATGATGTAGCTTTTCCTTCAGATTATATGATTGAAAGAATGATAAATGAAGGCTTATTAGAAAAGATAGATAAGGAAAACATTCCCAATATAAAGTATATAGAGGATAGGTTTTTAAATTTAGAATTTGATCCAAACAATGATTATTCAGTACCTTATATGTGGGGAACTTTTGGTATTATATATAATAAAAACATGGTTTTAGAAGAAGTGGATAGTTGGAATATACTATGGGATGAGAAATACAAAGATCAAATATTGATGCTAGATAGTCAAAGGGATTCTATAGCTGTAGCTTTAAAAAAACTTGGATATTCTATGAATTCTAGGAATATAGATGAATTGGAAGAAGCTAAAGAAGAATTGATAAAACAAAAACCTTTGGTATATGCATATGTAGGAGATGAAGTAAAAGATATGATGATTGGTGAAGAAGCAGCATTAGCAGTTGTATGGTCAGGAGATGCAGTAGCCATGATTAGAGAAAATGATAATTTAGAATATGTTATTCCAAGAGAAGGAACTAATCTATGGTTTGATAGTATGGTAATTCCTAAAAATAGCAAAAATAAGGAGTTAGCGGAACAGTTTATAAATTTTATGAATAGACCTGAAATAGCTGCAAGAAATACCGATTATATTGGATATTCTACTCCTAATTACAAAGCCATGGAATTATTGCCAGAGGATATAATAAATAGCAAAGTAGCTTATCCTACTGATGAAGAAATAGGGGATGTAGAAATATTTAAAGATCCAAAGGATATTATTAAAGTATATGATGAAATATGGTTGGAGATAAAAGCACAAAGATAA